Genomic segment of Nocardiopsis mwathae:
GGTTGGGGATGAGCGTGGTGAAGGGGTAGTCGGCGATCTTCGGCCGGGCCGCGGACAGCGCGGCGATCAGCGACGACTTGCCCGCGCTGGGGAACCCGACCAGGCCGACGTCGGCGATGGTCTTGATCTCCAGCTTGACCTCGATGGACTCGCCCTCCTCGCCCTTGAGGGCGAAGCCGGGGGCCTTGCGGCGGGGCGAGGCCAGCGCCGCGTTCCCCAGACCGCCGACGCCGCCCTGGGCGACGATGAGCCGGGTTCCGACACCGACGAGGTCGGCGATGAGCTCGCCGTCGGGGCCGGTGACCACGGTGCCGTCGGGCACGCCGAGGACCAGGTCCTCGCCGTTGGCGCCGCTGCGGTGCCCGCCCTGGCCGGGCGTCCCGTTGCGGGCCTTGCGGTGCGGGCGGCGCTGGTACTCCAGCAGCGTGGCGACCTGCGGGTCGACCTCCAGGACGACGTCGCCGCCCCGGCCGCCGTTGCCACCGTCGGGCCCGCCCAGGGGCTTGAACTTCTCCCGGTGCACGGAGGCACAGCCATGCCCGCCGTCACCGGCCTTGAGCTGCAAGACCGCTTCGTCGACGAAGTCCGGCATGTGCTATTCCCCCCGTGTGGTGGACCTGCTCAGTAGTGCAACGCGCGAAGGGCGGGCCAGATTTCCTGGCCCGCCCTCGATCATCCGCAGGCGTGGGCGGAGCCGCGCGCGGTAAGGCGCTGCGGGCTCCCCCACTGCTCCGGGCCGACCTACTCCGCGGCGGCCGGCGTCGGGACGATGTTCACGGCCTTGCGGCCGCGCCGGTTACCGAACTCGACCTTGCCCGCGACCAGCGCGAACAGGGTGTCGTCGCCACCGCGGCCGACGTTGTCGCCCGGGTGGAACTTCGTGCCGCGCTGGCGGATGAGGATCTCGCCGGCCTTGACGCTCTGACCGCCGAAGCGCTTCACGCCGAGGCGCTTGGCGTTGGAGTCACGCCCGTTACGGCTGGACGATGCGCCCTTCTTGTGTGCCATGTCGAGCCCTCCCCTACTTCGCCGCGATGCCGGTGACGCGCACCTTGGTGTAGGTCTGACGGTGACCCATGCGCTTCTTGTAACCGGTCTTGTTCTTGTACTTCAGAATGTTGATCTTGGGGCCCTTGGCCTCGCCGAGGACCTCGGCGGTGACCTTGTAGCCGCTCAGCTCGGCGGTCTCGCTGATGACCTTGCCGTCCTCGACGACAAGCAGCGGCTCCCACGTCACCGTCGAACCGGCCTCACCGGAGACCCTGTCGATGTCCAAGACGTCATCGACAGACACCTTCTCCTGTCGGCCGCCCGCTCGCACGATCGCGTACACCGGGAAACTCTCTTCCTGCTCGTGGACAATCCTCGCCAGGGCGAGGAGCAAATGCGCTGCTGTTGACCGCAGCTCGGACCCATCGGGCACCCGCGGTGGGGGCGTGGGAATCGAGGTCCGGTCTCGGGCGCGCGAACGATTGGGGCGCGCCGACGCACCGACCCTTAGATTACCACCCGCCGATCGGCGGCCGACACGTTCTCGGGTGTGATCAGGCCGAACCGGGCGCTACTCGACATAGCAGACACGATTCGGCCCGACCGCTCTCCCGTCTCTATCCCGCCTCGGCGACCGCGGACTCGGTACCGGCGGCCTTGGTCCGGCGGGTGCGGCGCCGTGTCTTGCGCTGCCGCTCGGCCTCGCCGCCCTCTCCCGTACCGTCGGCCGCCGCGAGCGACGCGGCCCCGACCGACGCGGCTTCGGCGTCGGCAGCGGCCTCCGCAGCCGGCTCCGCTGCGGCGCCGGCGTCCCCGGTCGCCTTGCGGGACGTCTTCTTGGCGGTGGTCGCCTTCTTCTTCGGTGCCGCTTTGGCGGTGGTGCTCTTGGTGGCGCTCTTGGTAGCGCTCTTGGTAGCGCTCTTGGCGGTGCTCCGGGCCCGGGTGGACCGGGTCGCCCTCTTCTTCGGCTCCTCCGCGGGCACCTCCGCCTGTTCGGACTCCTCGGTCCGGGCCTCCGCAGCGGTGCCCACGGCGGGAGCCGCGGCGGCATCCGGGGCCTGTGCCGCCGGGGGCTCCTCGGCGGTCGTGGCGGCGGTCTCCTTCTCGGCCTTCTCCGCCTTCTCCGCCTTGTCGGCCTTGTCGGCCTTCGCCTTCTTCTTCTTTCCGGTGCCCGAGACAGCGGCCTTGCCCTCGACCGGCTCCGAGGAGATCAGCAGGCCGCGGCCGTTGCAGTGCTCGCAGCCCGCGGAGAAGGCCTCCAGCAGGCCCTGGCCGACGCGCTTGCGCGTCATCTGCACCAGACCCAGCGAGGTGACCTCTGCCACCTGGTGCTTGGTGCGGTCCCGCGACAGGCACTCCAGCATCCGGCGGAGCACCAGGTCGCGGTTGCTCTCCAGCACCATGTCGATGAAGTCGATCACGATGATGCCGCCGATGTCGCGCAGCCGCAGCTGGCGCACGATCTCCTCGGCCGCCTCAAGGTTGTTCTTGGTGACCGTCTCTTCGAGGTTGCCGCCCTGGCCGGTGAACTTGCCGGTGTTGACGTCGACGACGGTCATCGCCTCGGTGCGGTCGATGATCAGCGAGCCGCCGCTCGGCAGCCACACCTTGCGCTCCAGCGCCTTGGCGATCTGCTCGTCGATGCGGTAGGCCTCGAAGACGTCGCGGTCACCGTCCCACTGGGAGACGCGCTCCGACAGGTGCGGCGCCACGTACTCGACGTACTCGTGGACGGTGTCCCAGGCCTCGTCACCGGAGACGACCAGGCTGGAGAAGTCCTCGTTGAAGACGTCGCGCACCACCCGCACGGTGAGGTCGGGCTCGCTGTTCAGCAGCGCGGGCGCGGTCGCCGACTTCGACTTGCGCTTGATCGACTCCCACTGCGCGGCCAGGCGCGCGATGTCGCGCTCCAGCTCCTCCTCGCTGGCGCCCTCGGCGGCGGTCCGCACGATGACCCCGGCGTTCTCCGGCATGACCTTCTTGAGGATCTGCTTGAGCCGCGCGCGCTCCTTGTCGGGCAGCTTGCGGCTGATGCCGGTCATGGAACCGTCGGGCACGTAGACCAGGTAGCGGCCGGGCAGGCTGATCTGGCTGGTGAGCCGGGCGCCCTTATGGCCCAACGGGTCCTTGGTCACCTGCACCAGCACCGACTGGCCGGACTTCAGCACCGACTCGATGCGCTTGGGCTGGCCCTCCAGGCCGGAGGCGTCCCAGTTGACCTCACCGGCGTACAGGACGGCGTTGCGGCCCTTGCCGATGTCGACGAACGCGGCCTCCATGGACGGCAGCACGTTCTGCACCCGCCCGAGGTAGACGTTGCCGACGTAGGAGCGGTGGGTGGCGCGGTCGACGTAGTGCTCGACGAGGACGTCGTCCTCCAGCACACCGATCTGGGTGCGCTCGCCGGTGCGCCGGATGACCAGGTCCCGCTTGACCGCCTCACGGCGGGCCAGGAACTCCGACTCGGTGATGATCGGGGTGCGGCGGCGGCCCTGCTCGCGTCCTTCGCGGCGGCGCTGCTTCTTGGCCTCCAGCCGGGTGGACCCGCGGACGGCCTGCACCTCGTCCTCGATCGGCTTCTCCACGCGCGGCTCGCGCACGCGGACCACGGTGTTCGGCGGGTCGTCGCGGCCCGGTGCCTCTTCGGCGGCCTCGCCGCCGGAGCGGCGGCGACGACGGCGGCGACGACGGCTGCCGCCCTCGCCCGCGTCACCCGCCGGGGTCTCCTCCTCGGCCGCCTCGGGCCTCTCGGCCGGGGCCTCCGCGACCGCCGGGGCGGCGGTGGACGCGCCCCGCTCGGCTTCGGTCTCCTCCTCGGCACCGCGCGACTTGCCGCGCCCGCGGCCGCCCCTGCGGCGTCGGCGGCGCGAGGGGCGCTCCTCGTCCTCGTCGGCGCCGCGGGCGTCCTCGACCGGTTCGGCCGACTCCTCGGCCGCAGGCTCGGCCTCGGTGTCCTCGTCCTCGGTGTCCTCGCCGACCGCGGGCTCCACCTCGGCGGCGGCCCCTCCGGCGGGCGCCACGGGCGGCTGGAACAGCACCATGGGCGGCTGGAAAGACGCGGTGGCCGCGGACTCCACGGCGGGGGCCGCCGCGGACCGGGGGTCGGCGGTGTCGCCGTCGCCGTCCTCGTCGCCGGCGGTGTCCGCGGGCTCGGCAGCGGCGCGGGCACGGGTCGCACGCGAGCCGCGCTTGGCCGCCTGGGTCGTGCCCGACGCGCGGGTGCGGGTGCGCTTCTTGGGCGCGCGCTCCTCGGCCTCCTCGGCCTCGGGCGCCTGATCGGCGGTGGCCGCTGCGGCGGTCTCGGTCGCGGCCGCCCCGGCGGCCTCCTCGACCGGCGTCACGACCTGCCGCGCGACCGTGGTCCTGCTGCCGACGACCGGAGCGGACTCGACGTCCCCCGGTCCGGCCAGTCGTGTGAGCGGAGCGGCACCGGGCGTGAACACGGGCTCGGGCTCCGGAGGCGGACCCGCCTGCCGGGCGGCGCCCTTGCGCTTGCTCGGCCCGCTGACCTTGATCTCCGCCTCCTGTGGCGGCGCGAACGTGGTCCGCGCCCCAGTGCCGTTGGACGTGGAGGTGGCGGCCTCGGCAGCCGCATCCGCTGTTTCAGTTGTACCCGCGGTGCCGTCGGCACCGCCGTTGGGCTCGTTTTCGAGCATCCGGGTGGTCTCCCGTCAGAGTCCTCGGGTGCGGCGTCGGCCTGCTTCGGCCGCCGCGCTCGCGCGCGAGGACTGTCGTCGCTATGTCGGCGCCGGTAGCGTTTCCGCCGCTACCGGGGCAAAGTCCTTGATCGCGGTCGCCCACGTTCCCCGCTGGAGGTCACCCATCCGGTGCGCTCCGCGTGGGCGCCGACGGCCTCGGGCCGAAGTCCGCGCGTCCGTCCGGATCCGCCTGCGCCGTACCGCTCCCGGGTACGGCCCCTTCCCGCCCGGTGTACCGGGCGGCCGCCCTCTCGGCGGCGAACGGGTCGGCGATCGCGGCGGACACCCCGTCAAGAGGCCCCTGCGCCAGCCGGGTCATCACCGGTGATGACAGCGGCGCGAGGTCGGCCACCTGACGAAGGCCGGTCACCACATCGTCTGGTCGCACGGCAGGTGTCGTGTGCCGAACAACCATACGAAGTATGGTATATGTCACATCTTGTCCCATTGTGGCGCGATCGTCCACTTCCAGTCGGACGACCGCCGAACGGGTGTCGAAGCGTCGGCGGCCCTTCTTCGTCAGCCGCTCCACTTCGACCGTCTCGGCCGCGAGGTACGCGGCCGCTGCCGCCGCAGCGTCGTCGGGGGCGACGCCGGGCAGCTCCACCTTCCACTCCGATGCCTCCAGGCGGTCCGCCAGACCACCCGCCGCCGCTTCCACGACCTCGGTCACGTCCAGCCCCTCGGGCATGGCGCCGTCCAGCCGGACACGCACCTGTCCGGGGTCGCAGGGCTCGGCCAGGGTCAGCTCGAAGTACTCCGCCTCGCTGGCCACCCCGGTGGGGGCGGCTCCGGTGTAGGAGATCTTCGGGTGCGGCGTGAACCCCGCTGAGAACGCGACGGGGACCCCGGCCCGGCGAAGGGCCCGCTCCAGCGCGCGGGCGATATCGCGATGGCTCGCGAACCGCATCCTTCCGCGCTTGGCGTAGCGAACGCGCAGCCGCCGACCGGCCTGTCCTGTGGAGGGCGAGGTGGTGCCCTCAGGTGCGGGGGGCAGCGCTACTCCTTTCCTCGATGCCTCCCGGGGGGTGCGGGGATTCCTCCCTGACACACCCACCTGGGAGATTCACGTCCTCTTCAGCCTACGGTGCGCGCCGGGTACAGCGCGCCATCGGCTCGGGGCGAGTGCCGATCAGGCGCTCACCGTCGACGTATCGCCGGGGGCGCCACGTGTCTCGAAGGGCGCACCCCTTACCTCTAGAGCTGTTCCCATCGACGCGATACTTGAAAAGCGGACCGTCCGTTGCTTCCGACACAACCGGACCCGCCCGGAACCGGCCGTCGCGGACGCGGCTGACCTGGGGCGGCATACCGGCCGCGGATCTCCGCCGAGATTTTTTCGATTCCATGCCAACCTCAGGCGCCCCCAACCCGTCCAACTACGCGTATGGCCCGGCGCGAGCGGGGCGCCGGGCCATACCTCGTTCTCCCATCTCTCACGTCCACGGCCCGTATGGCCGGTTCCGGCCGCCCGTGCACAGTGCCCCCGGCCCGGCGGCAGGCCACCGGTGGTCAGACCACCGACAGCGGAAGAAGCTTCCTCTTGTCCCCCGGGCCGATCTGGATCTCGGTCCCCATGCTCGGGCAGACACCGCAGTCGTAGCAGGGGTTCCACCGGCAGTCGTCCACTTCCAGCGACTCCTCGCCGTGCAGCGCGTCCCGCCAGTCCTGCCACAGCCAGTCGCGGTCCAGCCCGGCGTCCAGGTGGTCCCAGGGCAGCACCTCGTCCTCGTCGCGCTCCCGCGTGGTGTACCAGTCGAGGTCGACCGGCTCGGCGGCCAGCACCTCGGCGGCCGCCTCGCACCAGCGCTCGTAGGAGAAGTGCTCGCTCCAGCCGTCGAACCGGCCGCCGGCGCGCCACACCGCCTCGATGATCCGGCCCACGCGGCGGTCGCCGCGGGACAGCAGGCCCTCGATGATCGACGGGCTGCCCTCGTGGTAGCGCAGGCCGATCGACTTGCCGTAGCGGCGGTCGGCCCGCAGTGCGTCCTTGAGCCGGTGCAGCCGCGCGTCGACGACCTCGGCGGGCGTCTGGCCGGCCCACTGGAACGGCGTCTGCGGCTTGGGCACGAACCCGCCGATGGAGATCGTGCAGCGGATGTCCTTGCGGCCGGTCACCTCGCGCCCGGTCCTGATGACCTCGGCCGCCAGTTTCGCGATCGCCAGGACGTCGGCGTCCTCCTCGGTCGGCAGCCCGCACATGAAGTACAGCTTGACCTGGCGCCACCCGGCGGCATAGGCGGCGGTGACGGTACGGATCAGGTCGGCCTCGGTGACCATCTTGTTGATCACCCGGCGCATCCGCTCGCTGCCGCCCTCGGGCGCGAACGTCAGTCCGGAGCGGCGGCCGTTGCGGGTGAGCTCGTTGGCCAGGTCGATGTTGAAGGCGTCCACCCGGGTCGAGGGCAGGGAGAGGCCGGTGTTGGTGCCCTCGTAGCGGTCGGCGAGGTCCTTGGCGATGCCGCCGATCTCGCTGTGGTCGGCGCTGGACAGCGAGAGCAGGCCGACCTCCTGGAAGCCGGAGGACCGCACGCCCTGCTCGACCATCTCGGTGACGGTCTCCTTGCCGCGCTCGCGGACCGGGCGGGTGATCATCCCGGCCTGGCAGAAGCGGCAGCCGCGGGTGCAGCCGCGGAAGATCTCGACACTGTAGCGCTCGTGCACGGACTCCGCGATGGGCACCACCGGGTTCTTGGGATAGGGCCAGTCGTCGAGGTTCATGACGGTGTGCTTCTGCACGGTCCACGGCACGCCCGGGCGGTTGGGCTCGTAGCGCTCGATGCGCCCGTCGGGGTGGTAGCCGACGTCGTAGAACCGGGGCACGTACACACCACCGGTGGCGGCCAGGCGCAGCAGCAGGCCATCGCGCCCTTCAGGGCGCCCTTCGCGCTTCCACTCCCGGATGATCTCGGTGATGGCCAGCGCGATCTCCTCGCCGTCGCCCAGCACCACGGCGTCGAGGAAGTCGGCGATGGGCTCGGGGTTGAACGCCGAGTGGCCACCGGCCAGCACCACCGGGTGGTCGTCGGCACGGTCGGCGGCGTGCAGCGGGATCCCGGCGAGGTCCAGCGCGGTGAGCATGTTGGTGTAGCCCATCTCGCTGGCGAAGCTCACACCGAGGATGTCGAACGCGCCCACGGGGCGGTGGGCGTCGACGGTGAACTGCGGGATCCGGTGCTCGCGCATGAGCGCCTCAAGGTCGGGCCACACGGCGTAGGTGCGCTCGGCCAGCACGCCCTCGCGCTCGTTGAGGACCTCGTACAGGATCTGGATGCCCTGGTTGGGGACGCCGACCTCGTAGGCGTCGGGGTACATCAGCGCCCAGCGGACTTCGGCTGCGTCCCAGTCGCCGACGACGGAGTTGAGTTCCCCGCCGACGTACTGGATCGGCTTCTGTACCTGCGGCAGCAGGCTCTCCAGTCGCGGGAAGACGCTCTCGATGGGCATTGGTCCGGTCCCTCGTCAGATCCTGCGGTCAATGGGTGGGGTCGACGCGTGGTCGAACGAATTCCTCCCAGCTTAGCCACCGGGTCGGCCGCCGGGGGACGTCGCTCCTGACAGGGCGTGCGGTGCCGGTCAGGTGAGGTCGCGCACCACGGCGTCGGCGAGCAGCCGCCCCCGGCGGGTCAGCACGGCGCGGCCGGCGGCGTGCGCGTCCACGTCCAGCAGGCCGTCGGCGACCGCGCGCTTCGCTGCGGCACGGCCGGCGTCGTCGAGCAGGGCCAGCGGGCAGCCCTCGGCGATGCGCAGCTCCAGCAGGATGCGCTCGAAGCGGCGGGTCCCGGCGTCCAGCACCTCGCGGGCGTGGCCGGGGCTCACGCCCTCCGCCAGGCGTGCGGCGTAGGCGGCCGGATGCTTGACGTTCCACCACCGGGTGCCGCCGATGTGGCTGTGCGCGCCGGGGCCCACACCCCACCAGTCGCCGCCGGTCCAGTACAGCCGGTTGTGCCGGCTCCGGGCTGCCGTGCCGCGCGCCCAGTTGGACACCTCATAGGCGTGCAGGCCGGCCTCCGTCAGCGCGTCGTCGGCGGTCACGTAGCGGTCGGCCATGGTGTCCTCGTCCGGTGGGCTGAGTTCGCCGCGGCGGACACGGGCGGCCAGCCGGGTGCCGTCCTCGACGATCAGCGAGTAGGCCGAGACGTGGTCGGGACCGGCGCCGATGGCGGACCGCAGCGAGTCCTTCCAGTCGGCGTCGGTCTCCCCGGGGGTGCCGTAGATGAGGTCGAGGTTGACGTGCTCGAACCCGGCCGCGCGGGCCCAGGCCACACACTGTTCGGGACGGCCGGGGGTGTGGCCGCGCTCCAGCACCTCCAGCACGTGCGGGCGGGAGCTCTGCATGCCGAAGGAGACGCGGGTGAACCCGGCGGCACGCAGCCGCGCCAGGGTGCCGGGGTCCACGGTCTCGGGGTTGGCCTCGGTGGTGACCTCGGCGCCGGCCTCAAGGCCGAACTCGGTGTCGATGGCGGCCAGGATGCGGCCCAGGTCCTCGGGCGGCAGCAGGGTGGGGGTGCCGCCGCCGACGAACACCGTGCTCACCGGGGTGTCGACGGCGCCGAGGACACGGCGGGCGAAGCGGATCTCGGCGACGGCCTGCTCGGCGTAGGTCGCACGGGAGGCCAGCGCGCCTCCGTCGCGGGAGCGCAGCTCGGCGGCGGTGTAGGTGTTGAAGTCGCAGTAGCCGCAGCGGGTGGTGCAGAACGGCACGTGCACGTAGAACCCGAACGGGCGGCGCCCCAGGTCGGCGGTGGCCTCGGCGGGCAGCACGCCGTCGGCGGGAACGGGATCGCCGTCGAGCGGAACGGAAGGCATACCTCCAGTGTCGGTGATCGACGGGACTCACCGGTCCCCGCGGCCGATCCCGGGGAGATCGGGGGCGGGAGCCGCCCGTGGACCCGTGGACCCCGATATCGCCGATATCCCCGAGGGCCGTCAGGCGCGGCCGAGCTGCGTGGCGACCTTCGCGGTCACCTCTTCCCACTTCGCCGCCCGGCCGGGCAGCTCCAGCACGCGGTGGAGCAGGTCGATGTCGCGCTCGTCGTAGGCGCGCGCGGCGGCGTACACGGTGATGTCGTGGTCGGGGCGCTCCACGGTGACGGTGTCGCCCGCGCTGAGCTCCCCCTCCTCAAGGACGCGCAGGTAGACGCCGGTGCGGGCCTCGTCGGCGAACCGCTTGACCCACCGGGGCTCCTCCATCCAGGCCTGGAAGGTGCGGCACGGGGTGCGGGCAAGGGTGGCCTCCAGCACCACGGTGCCGATGCGCCAGCGCTCGCCGATCAGGACCTGGGCGAGGTCGATGCCGCGGGTGGTGAGGTTCTCGCCGAACACACCGTCGCGCAGCGGCCTGTCGAGGCGTTCCTGCCACACGTCCAGGTCCTCGCGCGCATAGGCGTGGATGGCCTGGTCGCGGCCGCCGTGGTGCTGCCGGTCGCCCTGCTCGTCCCCGGCCACGCCGAGCGCGTGCACGGCGACGGCGCCCTCCACCGGGCGCTTCTCGATGGCGGTGGGCTTGTCCTTGACCGCCCACGCGGTGGTGACGGCGCGGCCGGTGTTGACGGATCGGACGGCGGGGAGACGGGGTGTGGAAGGCATAGGAGAACGTTAGGTCAATCCGCGGCCGACGGCACCCGGATATCCCCGGCGGTGCCCACGGGGGCGGCGCCGGTGGAGCCCCGGACCACGAGTTCGGGGTCGAAGAGGTACTCGGCGTGCGTCGCCGCGGAGGCGTGTCCGGCGATCTCGTCGCACAGGGTGCGCACCGCGGCCAGCGCCATCGCCTGCACGGGCTGGCGGACCGTCGTGAGCGGCGGGTCGGTGAACGCGATGAGCTGGGAGTCGTCGTAGCCGACGACGGAGACGTCGCCGGGCACCGACAGGCCGCGCTGGCGGGCGGCGCGGATCGCGCCGAGGGCCATGAGGTCGGAGCCGCAGACCATGGCGGTCACCCCGCGGTCCAGCAGCCGGACGGCGGCGGCGTGGCCGCCCTCGACCCCGAACAGGGAGGGCTCCACCAGGCCGTCGGCGGGCAGCCCGTGGCGGCCCATGGCCTCCCGGTAGCCCGCAAGCTTGCGCTGGACGGGGACGTAGCGCTCGGGTCCGCTGGTGAAGCCGATGCGGGTGTGGCCGAGGGCGGCGAGGTGGTCGACGGCGATGCGCCCGGCCTCCCGGTCGTCGCAGGAGACGAAGGCGGCGGGTACGTCCTCGGCGTAGCCGTTGACGAGCACGATCGGCAGCCTGCGGGCGGCGATCCGCCGGTAGCGCTCGTGGTCGGCGGTGGTGTCGGCGTGCAGGCCGGAGACGAAGATGATGCCGGAGACGTTGCGCTCCATCAGCAGCTCGACGTACTCGTCCTCGGCGACCCCGCCGGGGGTCTGGGTGCACAGCACGGGGGTGTAGCCGTGCTGGGCGAGGACGCCCTCGGCGGCCTGGGCGAACATCGGGAAAACGGGGTTCTCCAGCTCGGGGACGACCATGCCGACCAGTCCGGCCGAGCGCTTGCGCAGCCGCGCGGGGCGCTCGTAGCCGAGCACGTCGAGCGCCGTGAGCACGGCCTTGCGGGTTTCGGCTCCGACCCCCGGCTTGTCGTTGAGGACCCGGGAGACCGTCGCCTCGCTTACGCCCGCGTGCCGCGCGATATCGGCCAGTCGTGGACCCATGGCAGCACTCTAATGGAAAAACCCCCGCCAACTATCTGCAAGAACCGGGTAATCTTGCGCAAGTCCTTGCAGTCCGTGTTCGTTCGGGCCGGAGTGCCCTCGTCACCACTCCGGCAAGAGAGGGGACCGCCCCATGCCGCAGACGCCCTCCTCCCCGCCCCCCGCCCCCGCCGCGGCGCGCCGGGACTGGTGGCGCGACGCCGTCATCTACCAGATCTACGTCCGCAGCTTCGCCGACTCCGACGGCGACGGCGACGGCGACCTGCCGGGCATCCGGCAGCGCCTGCCCGAACTCGCGGCGCTCGGCGTCGACGCCGTCTGGCTCACCCCCTTCTACCGCTCTCCACTCGCCGACGGCGGCTACGACGTCGCCGACTACCGCGACGTGGACCCCCGCTTCGGCACCCTGGCCGACTTCGACGCGCTGACCGCGGCCGCGCACGACCTCGGCCTGCGCGTCATCATCGACATCGTCCCCAACCACACCTCCTCCGCCCACCGCTGGTTCACCGAGGCGGCGGCCGCCGAGCCCGGCGGCCCGGAGCGCTCGCGCTACATCTTCCGGCCCGGCCGCGGGGCCGACGGCGACCTGCCGCCGAACAACTGGCGGTCCATCTTCGGCGGGCCGGCCTGGACCCGGCTCAAGCGGCCCGACGGCACGCCTGAGGAGTGGTACCTGCACCTGTTCGACGCCGAGCAGCCCGACCTCGACTGGACCTCCCCCGAGGTGCACGCCGAATTCGACGACGTGCTGCGGTTCTGGCTGGACCGGGGCGTCGACGGGTTCCGCATCGACGTGGCCCACGGCATGGTCAAGGACCCCGCACTGCCCGACATCGCCCCCGGGCAGAAGGCCGCGCTGCTCGACGGCGAGACCCGGCTGCCCTACTTCGACCAGGACGGGGTCCACGACATCCACCGGCGGTGGCGGCGCATCGCCGACTCCTACCCGGGCGGGCGCGCCCTGGTGGCCGAGGCGTGGGTGCAGGACGCCGCCCGGGTGGCCCGCTACCTGCGGCCCGACGAGCTGCACCAGGCGTTCAACTTCGAGTACCTGACCGCGGAGTGGGACGCGGCCGCACTGCGGTCGGTCGTGGATGCGTCACTGGCGGCCAACGGCTCCGTCGGCGCCACGACGACGTGGGTGCTGTCCAACCACGACGTGACCCGGCACGTGACCCGGTTCGGCGGCGGTGAGGCGGGGCTGCGCCGCGCCCGCGCCGCCGCGCTGCTCACCCTCGCGCTGCCCGGCTCGGCCTACCTCTACCAGGGTGAGGAGCTGGGCCTGCCGGAGGTCGCCGACCTGCCGGAGGACGCGCTGCGCGACCCCACCTGGGAGCGCTCCGGGCGCACCGAGCGCGGCCGCGACGGCTGCAGGGTGCCGCTGCCGTGGGAGGGTGGCGAGCCCCCGTTCGGGTTCGGCCCCGCGGGCACGGAGCCGTGGCTGCCGGTGCCCCCGGCGTGGGGGGCGCTGACCCGCGAGGCCCAGCGCCACGATAGGGACTCCACTCTCACGCTGTACACGGCCGCGCTGCGCGAGCGGCACGCCCACCCGGCGCTGGGTGATGGGGCCATGGAGTGGGCGGAGGCGCCCGAGGGCGTCCTGGCGTTCCGACGCGCCCCCGGCTTCGCCTGTGTCGTCAACCTGACCGGTGAGACCGTGGCCGCCCCCCTGCCGGGCGAGGTGCTGCTGTCCAGCGGTCCGACCGGACGCCGCGGGGCCGACCTGCTGCTGCCCGGCGACACCGCCGTGTGGCTCCACGCCTGACCGGCCCTCTCCCCGCCCCTTCGTTGATCTCGGAGATATTGGGGCCTCAGCGG
This window contains:
- a CDS encoding MOSC domain-containing protein, yielding MPSTPRLPAVRSVNTGRAVTTAWAVKDKPTAIEKRPVEGAVAVHALGVAGDEQGDRQHHGGRDQAIHAYAREDLDVWQERLDRPLRDGVFGENLTTRGIDLAQVLIGERWRIGTVVLEATLARTPCRTFQAWMEEPRWVKRFADEARTGVYLRVLEEGELSAGDTVTVERPDHDITVYAAARAYDERDIDLLHRVLELPGRAAKWEEVTAKVATQLGRA
- a CDS encoding LacI family DNA-binding transcriptional regulator, whose product is MGPRLADIARHAGVSEATVSRVLNDKPGVGAETRKAVLTALDVLGYERPARLRKRSAGLVGMVVPELENPVFPMFAQAAEGVLAQHGYTPVLCTQTPGGVAEDEYVELLMERNVSGIIFVSGLHADTTADHERYRRIAARRLPIVLVNGYAEDVPAAFVSCDDREAGRIAVDHLAALGHTRIGFTSGPERYVPVQRKLAGYREAMGRHGLPADGLVEPSLFGVEGGHAAAVRLLDRGVTAMVCGSDLMALGAIRAARQRGLSVPGDVSVVGYDDSQLIAFTDPPLTTVRQPVQAMALAAVRTLCDEIAGHASAATHAEYLFDPELVVRGSTGAAPVGTAGDIRVPSAAD
- a CDS encoding glycoside hydrolase family 13 protein gives rise to the protein MPQTPSSPPPAPAAARRDWWRDAVIYQIYVRSFADSDGDGDGDLPGIRQRLPELAALGVDAVWLTPFYRSPLADGGYDVADYRDVDPRFGTLADFDALTAAAHDLGLRVIIDIVPNHTSSAHRWFTEAAAAEPGGPERSRYIFRPGRGADGDLPPNNWRSIFGGPAWTRLKRPDGTPEEWYLHLFDAEQPDLDWTSPEVHAEFDDVLRFWLDRGVDGFRIDVAHGMVKDPALPDIAPGQKAALLDGETRLPYFDQDGVHDIHRRWRRIADSYPGGRALVAEAWVQDAARVARYLRPDELHQAFNFEYLTAEWDAAALRSVVDASLAANGSVGATTTWVLSNHDVTRHVTRFGGGEAGLRRARAAALLTLALPGSAYLYQGEELGLPEVADLPEDALRDPTWERSGRTERGRDGCRVPLPWEGGEPPFGFGPAGTEPWLPVPPAWGALTREAQRHDRDSTLTLYTAALRERHAHPALGDGAMEWAEAPEGVLAFRRAPGFACVVNLTGETVAAPLPGEVLLSSGPTGRRGADLLLPGDTAVWLHA